One part of the Haliotis asinina isolate JCU_RB_2024 chromosome 2, JCU_Hal_asi_v2, whole genome shotgun sequence genome encodes these proteins:
- the LOC137272856 gene encoding lactosylceramide 1,3-N-acetyl-beta-D-glucosaminyltransferase-like isoform X2: MRRIRLKLTWCAWMVFITFLVLWVMVTELRLLFSERDDSRRIVNFFSMDRDSFVNLHEFHFVLNTGVVDVDIVTMVNSRPSHVSRRSKIRKTFGSVRYFRGVSSATFFVLGLATNHDLQRQLHEEADTYGDMIQGNFIDHDQNMTHKHVMTMYWVERHCKRAKVIVKINDDVIVNPYNLVNYLKTTKIPNNTILCKVRTKGIPERRKGKNGYIPIEHYPFPVLPDYCSGFAYITTPHAYRKLCQASRDSRYLRNDGVYATGVLALQANVRRHHMGDKYIVSDCGEEENIERVLKDAIFVSNEKGQCRYLHELWPRIRTND, from the coding sequence ATGAGGAGAATACGACTGAAACTGACGTGGTGTGCGTGGATGGTTTTCATCACGTTCCTCGTGCTGTGGGTGATGGTAACTGAGCTCCGTCTTCTCTTCTCTGAGCGAGACGACTCCAGACGAATTGTGAACTTCTTCAGCATGGACAGAGACAGTTTCgtaaatttacatgaatttcattttgttctAAACACAGGCGTCGTTGACGTAGATATTGTGACTATGGTCAACTCAAGGCCGTCACACGTGTCCAGAAGGTCAAAAATCCGCAAAACGTTCGGGTCTGTGAGGTATTTTAGGGGGGTGTCATCGGCGACCTTTTTCGTGCTTGGCCTTGCTACAAACCATGACCTCCAGCGGCAACTTCATGAAGAAGCCGACACCTACGGCGATATGATACAAGGGAACTTCATTGACCACGACCAGAACATGACCCACAAACATGTGATGACGATGTATTGGGTGGAAAGGCACTGTAAACGCGCCAAAGTTATTGTTAAGATAAacgatgacgtcattgtcaacccTTACAATCTTGTCAACTACCTCAAAACGACAAAGATACCGAACAATACAATTCTTTGCAAAGTTCGAACGAAAGGTATTCCTGAGAGACGAAAGGGCAAAAACGGGTATATACCTATTGAACACTACCCCTTTCCGGTTCTCCCCGACTATTGCTCAGGATTCGCCTACATCACCACGCCCCATGCTTACCGGAAGTTGTGTCAGGCGTCACGGGACTCGCGGTACCTGCGCAACGATGGAGTCTACGCCACAGGCGTGCTCGCACTGCAGGCAAATGTTCGGAGACATCACATGGGCGATAAATACATTGTGTCAGACTGTGGAGAGGAAGAAAATATAGAAAGGGTACTGAAGGACGCCATTTTTGTTTCGAATGAGAAAGGTCAGTGTCGTTACCTTCATGAACTCTGGCCTCGTATCAGGACTAACGACTGA
- the LOC137272856 gene encoding beta-1,3-galactosyltransferase 1-like isoform X1, which translates to MAYIQSSTLSVVCIHVMSRMVRWTPRQVLGTLGLTLFMTWFLLAITVKNTTPVTTFHPETPRRDILDFFVIQRNQYFNLHQYSFSINSHQCESDDPEVLIIVHSKPDFFQKRMVIRETFGSENRVDGTSISVVFMLGRVTNHTLQVQLEQEAFSYGDMIQGNFIDHYKNMTHKHVMAMHWVGERCNNIKTIVKIDDDVIVNPFNLVYYLKRTTKHHNTIHGIVLNSEQPFRNPHAKYYIPYAQYPFDILPEYCPGFAYITTPDVYRKLYEVSRDIRYLNMDDVYVTGVLALKAGVNKVNIDKVIFDCGRSKRNLSSLSSYIFVLNEDGACKLDPHVLWSDVKEK; encoded by the coding sequence ATGGCTTACATTCAGAGTAGCACCCTGTCCGTGGTATGTATCCATGTAATGAGCCGAATGGTGAGATGGACTCCACGGCAGGTGCTGGGGACGTTGGGATTAACGTTGTTCATGACATGGTTTCTACTGGCAATTACAGTGAAGAACACTACTCCAGTCACAACGTTCCACCCAGAAACCCCCAGAAGGGACATCCTAGACTTTTTTGTCATACAAAGAAACCAATACTTCAACCTTCATCAGTATTCCTTCTCGATAAACAGTCATCAGTGCGAAAGCGATGACCCTGAAGTTTTGATAATTGTCCATTCCAAGCCGGACTTCTTCCAGAAAAGGATGGTCATCCGGGAAACGTTTGGGTCAGAGAATCGTGTAGACGGCACATCGATTTCTGTAGTGTTTATGTTAGGAAGGGTAACTAACCACACCCTACAAGTGCAACTTGAACAGGAAGCCTTCAGCTACGGCGACATGATCCAAGGGAACTTCATCGACCACTACAAGAACATGACTCACAAACACGTGATGGCGATGCACTGGGTAGGAGAACGTTGCAACAACATCAAAACAATAGTCAAGATAGACGATGACGTCATCGTTAATCCATTCAATCTCGTCTATTACCTCAAGAGGACTACAAAACATCATAATACTATTCATGGTATTGTCTTAAACAGCGAACAACCTTTCAGAAACCCACATGCAAAGTACTACATCCCATATGCACAGTACCCATTTGACATACTTCCGGAATACTGCCCAGGATTTGCATACATCACAACCCCGGATGTATACCGGAAGTTATACGAGGTATCACGTGACATCCGTTATCTCAATATGGACGACGTGTATGTAACAGGTGTTCTTGCTCTGAAGGCAGGTGTGAACAAAGTTAACATAGATAAGGTGATATTTGATTGTGGGCGTTCGAAAAGGAATTTGAGTTCCCTTAGCTCATATATATTTGTGCTTAACGAAGATGGTGCATGCAAGTTGGATCCTCACGTGTTGTGGAGTGATGTGAAGGAGAAGTGA